In one window of Miscanthus floridulus cultivar M001 chromosome 12, ASM1932011v1, whole genome shotgun sequence DNA:
- the LOC136497459 gene encoding uncharacterized protein, with the protein MASNYVDTVAEEGRFHGHGHGHHSTTPTGAASSPKTMRRSWSSASSAHSHGHGHGAAPKCVCAPATHAGSFKCRLHRSSSHGHGHGHPASPPSPATTSAAPPPAAAPSSSRTVAAQ; encoded by the coding sequence ATGGCGTCCAACTACGTCGACACCGTGGCGGAGGAGGGCCGgttccacggccacggccacggccaccacAGCACGACGCCGACCGGCGCGGCGTCGTCGCCCAAGACGATGCGGAGGAGCTGGTCGTCCGCCTCGTCCGCCCacagccacggccacggccatggcgccgcgcCCAAGTGCGTCTGTGCGCCGGCCACGCACGCAGGCTCCTTCAAGTGCCGCCTCCACCGCAGCAGCtcccatggccacggccacggccacccgGCGTCCCCTCCCTCCCCGGCCACCAcctccgccgcgccgccgccggccgcggccCCGTCTTCCTCCCGCACCGTCGCGGCGCAGTGA